One window of the Aulosira sp. FACHB-615 genome contains the following:
- the recO gene encoding DNA repair protein RecO encodes MSKTYKATGINLKTQVLGESDRIVTILTREFGLIRAVAPGARKHNSSLGGRSGMFVVNELLIAKGRSLDKITQAQTLKTYPGLAQDLGKLAAGQYLAEIALSQALSEQPQEELYELLNAHLHQLEILPKAEISSVYTYLSLGVFQLLVLAGLTPQTQTCCLTQKPLIPDLTNPNWQVGFSVPSGGVICLEAWESLRRKREKEKWENRNHSEFSPSANSSIPSYETVVHRQEIPVISCRLSAREFTLLQQLSQPEIIQIDGIRDNGWLSIEQLLRQYAQYHLGHSIRSAILIDSYFAANQP; translated from the coding sequence ATGAGTAAAACTTATAAGGCAACTGGTATTAATCTTAAAACTCAGGTGCTGGGCGAGTCAGACAGGATAGTGACAATTTTGACACGAGAGTTTGGTCTGATTCGTGCAGTTGCTCCAGGGGCGCGTAAGCACAACTCTAGCCTGGGTGGTCGGAGTGGGATGTTTGTTGTGAATGAACTACTGATTGCGAAAGGGCGATCGCTCGATAAAATTACTCAAGCCCAAACGTTAAAAACTTACCCTGGTTTAGCTCAAGATTTAGGCAAATTAGCCGCAGGTCAATATTTAGCCGAAATCGCCTTGTCTCAGGCTTTGAGTGAACAACCCCAAGAAGAACTTTATGAGTTACTGAATGCACATCTTCATCAATTAGAAATCCTCCCAAAAGCTGAAATATCATCTGTGTACACATATCTGTCCTTGGGTGTGTTTCAACTTTTAGTTTTGGCTGGACTAACACCGCAAACCCAAACCTGTTGTTTAACTCAAAAGCCTCTTATCCCAGACTTGACTAACCCCAACTGGCAAGTTGGCTTTAGTGTGCCATCTGGTGGGGTAATTTGTTTAGAGGCATGGGAAAGTTTACGCAGAAAACGCGAGAAAGAAAAATGGGAAAATAGAAATCATTCCGAATTTTCCCCATCAGCAAATTCTTCTATCCCTAGTTACGAGACTGTTGTGCATCGACAAGAAATTCCAGTTATTTCCTGTCGTTTGAGTGCCAGAGAATTTACTCTGCTCCAACAACTGTCACAACCAGAGATAATACAAATTGATGGAATTAGAGATAATGGCTGGTTATCGATTGAGCAGCTTTTACGTCAGTATGCTCAGTATCATTTAGGCCATTCTATTCGCTCCGCTATCCTAATAGATTCTTATTTTGCTGCCAACCAACCATGA
- the deoC gene encoding deoxyribose-phosphate aldolase, which translates to MAADYPNIDIAPFIDHALLTPTATPEQVEQWCEQAYRFNFAAVCIYPTHVKQAAELLQNKKPKVCTVIGFPSGATTSAVKLYEAQEAVENGATELDLVLNLSWLKIGKTEEVHREIAEICEETGQTVKVILETGLLTDAEKRLAAEICMDAGAAFLKTSTGWNGGATLADVRLLKEIVRDSIGIKASGGIRTHEQALDLILAGATRLGTSRGIDLLRQRDNLEKGE; encoded by the coding sequence ATGGCAGCAGACTATCCAAATATTGATATTGCGCCATTTATCGATCACGCCCTGTTAACGCCAACGGCTACTCCAGAGCAGGTTGAGCAATGGTGTGAACAAGCATATAGATTTAACTTCGCGGCGGTTTGCATTTACCCTACCCACGTTAAGCAAGCAGCAGAACTCCTACAAAATAAAAAGCCAAAAGTTTGTACTGTGATTGGTTTTCCGTCGGGAGCCACAACTTCAGCCGTTAAGCTGTATGAAGCGCAAGAAGCGGTAGAAAATGGTGCTACTGAGTTAGATTTAGTACTTAACTTAAGCTGGTTGAAGATCGGAAAAACCGAGGAAGTTCACCGAGAAATTGCTGAGATTTGTGAAGAAACAGGGCAAACAGTCAAGGTAATTTTAGAAACTGGTCTGCTGACAGATGCCGAAAAAAGACTGGCAGCAGAAATATGTATGGATGCGGGTGCAGCATTCCTGAAAACCAGTACAGGTTGGAATGGCGGTGCTACATTAGCAGACGTGCGTCTTTTGAAAGAAATAGTCAGAGACAGCATAGGAATTAAAGCTTCTGGGGGTATTCGGACTCACGAACAAGCTTTAGACTTAATCCTAGCGGGTGCTACAAGATTGGGGACATCTCGTGGTATCGATTTGCTCCGCCAGCGCGATAATCTGGAGAAAGGGGAATAG
- a CDS encoding DNA cytosine methyltransferase: MNSDRPAIFSFFAGAGFLDLGFEHSGFNVVYVNEIFAPFMAAYRYSRELLKLPIPEYGYHHGEAGDVSNLVAGIQAQYLLELIKDCRKSNNIIGFIGGPPCPDFSIGGKNKGHLGDNGKLSAAYIELICQNLPDFFLFENVKGLWKTKKHRIFFESLKIRLQQAGYFLTERLINALEYGVPQDRERIILIGFHQHFINQNKIKKQVNLGFWQKYTTYSQTEIFACSWPRYQSFQADSLLPCPENIIPELTVEFWFRKNNVQHHPNTQHYFQPRAGMSKFTTVNEGDDSKKSFKRLHRWRYSPTACYGNNEVHLHPYKMRRISVAEALAIQSLPENFVLPDLMSLTNMFKSIGNGVPYLLSQGLARTILDFLGIN; this comes from the coding sequence ATGAATAGCGATCGCCCTGCTATTTTCTCATTTTTTGCTGGTGCTGGTTTTCTCGATTTAGGCTTTGAACATAGCGGTTTTAATGTGGTTTATGTCAATGAAATTTTCGCACCTTTCATGGCAGCATACCGTTATTCTAGAGAATTACTCAAATTACCAATACCTGAATATGGATATCATCACGGGGAAGCAGGTGATGTCAGTAACTTAGTTGCAGGAATACAAGCACAATATTTATTAGAATTAATCAAAGATTGCCGCAAGTCTAATAATATTATTGGTTTTATTGGTGGCCCGCCTTGTCCTGATTTTTCGATTGGTGGTAAAAATAAAGGACACTTGGGAGATAACGGTAAACTTTCTGCTGCATATATTGAATTAATTTGCCAGAATCTGCCTGATTTCTTTTTATTTGAAAATGTTAAGGGCTTGTGGAAAACAAAAAAACACCGTATATTTTTTGAATCTTTAAAAATCCGGTTACAGCAAGCCGGCTATTTTTTAACGGAACGTTTGATTAATGCTCTTGAATATGGGGTACCTCAAGATAGAGAAAGAATTATTCTCATAGGCTTTCATCAGCATTTTATTAATCAAAATAAAATAAAAAAACAGGTAAATCTAGGCTTTTGGCAAAAATATACAACATATTCTCAGACAGAGATTTTCGCTTGTTCTTGGCCGCGATACCAATCATTTCAAGCAGATTCTTTATTACCTTGCCCGGAGAATATTATTCCAGAATTAACTGTGGAATTTTGGTTTAGAAAAAATAACGTTCAGCATCATCCTAATACTCAGCATTATTTTCAACCCAGAGCCGGGATGAGTAAATTTACGACTGTTAATGAAGGAGATGATTCTAAGAAATCATTTAAACGTCTGCACCGTTGGCGTTATTCTCCCACAGCTTGCTATGGCAATAATGAAGTACATTTACATCCTTATAAAATGCGGCGAATTTCTGTAGCTGAAGCTTTAGCCATACAATCTTTACCAGAAAATTTTGTACTTCCTGATTTGATGTCTTTGACTAATATGTTTAAATCCATCGGTAATGGTGTACCTTACTTGCTGTCTCAGGGGTTAGCGAGAACTATTCTGGATTTTTTAGGAATTAACTAA
- a CDS encoding ATP-binding sensor histidine kinase, whose amino-acid sequence MLTVSDTIYPIFGYQITEQIYYGSKTIVYRGLREADQKPVILKLMRNEYPTFIEIAQFRNQYTITQNLEIPGIVKPYSLENYRNGYVLVMEDFGGISLKEWRLEKYKIGESDLSLNEFFNIAIKITTTLELLHRHRIIHKDIKPANILIHPTTEEIKLIDFSISTLLPKEVKSLTNPNILEGTLAYISPEQTGRMNRVIDYRSDFYSLGITFFELLTGSQPFISSDPMELVYSHIAKQPAKINSLNPNIPSIISDIISKLIAKNAEDRYQSGYGLRYDLEICQKQWQETGSILPFELAQKDISSQFTIPEKLYGRQREVETLLNTFERVANTQTEMILVTGSSGIGKTAIINEIHKPIVRQRSYFIKGKFEQFQRDIPLSALIQALRNLIGQLLADNDTELQKWRIKILSALGTQAQVILDVIPELARIIGQQPEIVELSGSAAQNRFHLLFQRFIQVFTTKDQPLVIFLDDLQWADHASLKFIQLLMSGNTSPTLISEITDIEATQGNILLIGAYRDNEVSHIHPLVLTLNDIRKSGNQISQIHLLPLNQSSLNYLIADTLHCSEVLAIPLTQMVFAKTQGNPFFATQFLKGLYDEGLIKLNFEAGYWQYDLATIKTITFTDDVVEFMAIQIEKLPQNTQNILQLAACIGNEFDLKTLAIICEKSVIDTASDLWPSLIEGLIIPQNDGYIFLSDDDDAKLDVINHPSANKSKLNNYQLPKYKFVHDRVQQAAYSLIANEQKKLTHLKIGLLLLKNIPIAEREEKIFELVNQFNIAVELITNPNQRYELAEMNLTAGRKALASTAYSAALKYLNTGIKLLPEYAWNTEYALTLSLWETAAEAAYLNGDFTQAEEIIQIVLVNAKTNLDTVKVIETTIQSSGAQNKAQAGVQAGLDFLKLFGVEFPQQPSRLDIQQAIDETNQYFIHRSIDSLIDLPIMQDATALAIMRVSSSILALAYTVIPELFPLLVVKQIHLSLEYGNSDFSSYVYVCYGFMLCGAVEDIDSGYKFGNLATSLLTKLNNKEIKAKVIQTFNAHVKHWQDPVSESLKYLLEAYSAGLEAGDLEFAAYSLKAYCYISYFSGKALNSLEREMATYSYAVKQIKQDRVFYWIEIYRQTVLNLQDNVQNPCYLIGEAYNEEELLSIHREANDINALLYFYLCKLHLCYLLREYSEAINYAINAEKYLSGGIGQFTFPQFFFYDSLVHLAIYHEVDSPQQEEILAKVGANQARMQRWSLSASSNYLNKFYLVEAEKYRVLNQYLEAIEFYDRAISSAKENEFIHEEALANELAANFYLTWDKEKIAKAYLIDAYYGYVRWGALTKAQDLQKRHPYLLAAIIQEEQLSQDFQPHREAEFSTSLTHNMQTSISSHDTVMSSNTSISDMLDLASVIKASQALSGEINLPDLLSTMMTVVMENVGASKCVLVLNEADNSSFTVRAISSILNLACIYTEFTSIDLESCSEVPQAVINYVKRSREILVVDDAINQAFLAADMYVMREQPKSLLCMPMINQNQLLGILYLENNLATGAFTNDRLEVLKLLTSQATISLENAILYENLNKTKQQLEEYNHNLEAKVAERTNELKDKNDKLQQALQELKRTQAQLIQSEKMSSLGQMVAGIAHEINNPINFIHGNIVHTNDYVSDLLDLMDLYQQEYPNPTPIIAEKTEEIDLQFLVDDLPKTIDSMKMGSSRIRDIVLGLRNFSRLDESDMKPVDIHQGIDNTLMILQNQLKEKNNLPEIGVIKEYAILPEVTCYAGQLNQVFMNVLSNAIDALRGSFLNTQCLQNHQQPQIKICTELTASRMIRITIADNGGGIPEDISQKIFDPFFTTKDVGGGTGLGLSISYQIVVDKHQGNLFYHSELNQGTEFVIEIPMR is encoded by the coding sequence ATGTTAACAGTATCAGACACGATATATCCTATATTTGGTTATCAAATTACTGAGCAAATATACTATGGTAGTAAAACCATAGTATATCGTGGCTTGAGAGAAGCAGACCAAAAACCTGTCATTCTCAAACTGATGCGGAATGAATATCCCACTTTTATAGAAATTGCCCAATTTCGCAACCAATACACTATTACTCAAAATCTGGAAATTCCCGGTATTGTCAAACCATATAGCCTAGAAAACTATCGCAATGGCTATGTTTTGGTTATGGAAGATTTTGGTGGTATATCTCTCAAAGAATGGCGCTTAGAAAAATATAAAATTGGCGAAAGTGACCTGTCATTGAACGAATTTTTTAATATTGCTATTAAAATTACCACGACCTTAGAACTACTACATCGTCATCGAATTATTCATAAAGATATCAAACCAGCTAATATTTTAATTCATCCAACTACGGAAGAAATCAAACTTATTGACTTTAGTATCTCTACACTTTTACCGAAAGAAGTTAAATCCTTGACTAATCCCAATATTTTAGAAGGAACTTTAGCTTATATTTCCCCTGAACAAACAGGACGGATGAATAGAGTTATTGACTACCGTAGCGATTTTTATTCTTTGGGTATAACTTTTTTTGAACTTCTAACAGGCAGTCAACCATTCATCAGTTCCGACCCAATGGAACTAGTTTATTCTCATATTGCTAAACAGCCAGCAAAAATCAACTCTCTTAATCCTAATATTCCATCAATTATCTCTGATATTATTAGCAAATTAATTGCTAAAAATGCCGAAGACCGTTATCAAAGCGGTTATGGACTTAGATATGATTTAGAAATATGCCAAAAACAATGGCAAGAAACGGGAAGCATATTACCTTTTGAATTAGCACAGAAGGATATATCCAGTCAATTTACAATTCCCGAAAAACTGTATGGACGACAGCGCGAAGTCGAAACTTTACTGAATACTTTTGAGCGGGTAGCTAATACTCAAACAGAAATGATATTAGTCACAGGTTCTTCTGGCATTGGTAAAACCGCTATCATTAATGAAATTCATAAACCCATTGTTAGACAACGTAGTTATTTTATTAAGGGTAAATTTGAGCAATTTCAACGTGACATACCATTGTCGGCTTTAATTCAAGCATTACGTAACTTAATTGGACAATTATTGGCAGATAATGATACTGAGCTTCAAAAATGGAGAATAAAAATATTATCAGCATTAGGCACACAAGCACAGGTCATTCTTGATGTCATTCCTGAATTAGCCAGAATAATTGGTCAACAACCAGAAATTGTAGAATTATCTGGTAGTGCAGCCCAAAATCGCTTTCACTTATTGTTTCAAAGATTTATCCAAGTATTCACAACAAAAGACCAACCACTAGTCATATTCTTGGATGATTTACAATGGGCGGATCATGCTTCTTTAAAATTTATTCAATTATTAATGAGTGGAAATACTTCTCCTACTCTTATTAGTGAAATAACCGACATAGAAGCAACTCAAGGAAATATATTACTAATTGGTGCATATAGAGATAATGAAGTTTCTCATATTCATCCTTTAGTTTTAACATTAAACGACATTAGGAAATCTGGAAATCAAATAAGTCAAATTCACCTTCTGCCATTAAATCAGTCTAGTTTAAACTATTTAATTGCCGATACACTTCATTGTTCGGAAGTATTAGCTATACCTTTAACACAAATGGTATTTGCTAAAACTCAAGGAAATCCCTTTTTCGCTACACAATTCCTCAAAGGATTATATGATGAAGGGTTAATAAAATTGAATTTTGAAGCGGGATATTGGCAATATGATTTAGCAACAATTAAAACTATTACTTTTACAGATGATGTTGTAGAGTTTATGGCAATTCAGATAGAGAAATTGCCGCAAAATACACAAAATATATTACAACTGGCAGCTTGCATTGGTAACGAGTTTGACTTAAAAACTTTAGCTATTATCTGTGAAAAATCTGTGATTGATACGGCATCAGATTTATGGCCGTCATTAATTGAAGGTCTCATCATCCCGCAAAATGATGGGTATATTTTCTTATCAGATGATGATGATGCCAAATTAGACGTTATTAATCATCCTAGTGCCAATAAATCAAAGCTCAATAACTATCAACTTCCTAAATATAAATTTGTACATGACCGTGTACAGCAAGCCGCTTATTCTTTAATTGCTAATGAACAAAAAAAATTAACTCATTTAAAAATTGGCTTACTTTTATTAAAAAATATTCCTATAGCAGAAAGAGAGGAGAAAATTTTTGAGCTAGTTAATCAGTTTAATATAGCTGTAGAGTTGATTACCAATCCAAATCAGCGTTATGAACTTGCAGAAATGAATCTGACTGCTGGACGTAAAGCTTTAGCCTCAACAGCTTACTCAGCAGCATTGAAATATTTAAATACAGGCATTAAACTACTTCCTGAATATGCTTGGAATACTGAATATGCACTAACTTTATCTCTATGGGAAACAGCAGCAGAAGCAGCATATTTAAATGGAGATTTTACACAAGCAGAGGAAATTATTCAAATAGTTTTAGTTAATGCCAAGACGAATTTAGATACAGTCAAAGTAATTGAAACTACTATTCAATCATCTGGAGCGCAAAACAAAGCACAAGCAGGTGTCCAGGCTGGACTAGATTTTTTGAAATTATTTGGCGTTGAATTTCCACAACAACCTAGCCGATTAGACATTCAACAAGCAATAGATGAAACAAATCAATACTTCATTCATAGGAGTATTGATAGTTTAATAGATTTGCCAATTATGCAAGATGCAACAGCATTAGCAATTATGCGTGTTTCATCTAGTATTCTTGCTTTAGCCTACACCGTAATTCCAGAACTATTTCCTTTATTAGTTGTAAAACAGATCCACTTATCTTTGGAATATGGTAATTCTGATTTCTCCTCGTATGTGTATGTTTGCTATGGATTTATGCTTTGTGGCGCAGTAGAAGATATTGACTCTGGCTATAAATTTGGCAACCTGGCTACAAGCTTATTAACTAAATTGAATAATAAAGAAATCAAAGCTAAAGTTATTCAGACATTTAATGCCCATGTCAAACATTGGCAAGATCCCGTTAGTGAATCTTTAAAGTATCTTTTAGAAGCTTATTCAGCAGGTTTAGAAGCTGGGGACTTAGAATTTGCTGCCTATTCTCTCAAAGCATACTGCTATATTTCATATTTTAGTGGGAAAGCACTAAACTCTCTAGAAAGAGAGATGGCAACCTATAGTTATGCCGTCAAGCAAATTAAACAAGATAGAGTTTTTTACTGGATTGAAATTTACCGACAGACTGTTTTAAATTTACAAGATAATGTGCAGAATCCTTGTTATTTAATTGGTGAAGCCTACAATGAGGAAGAATTACTTTCTATCCACAGAGAAGCCAACGATATCAATGCTCTGTTATATTTCTATCTCTGTAAGCTCCATCTATGTTATTTACTCCGAGAATATTCTGAGGCGATTAATTATGCTATCAATGCTGAAAAGTATTTATCTGGGGGAATTGGTCAATTTACATTTCCGCAATTTTTCTTTTATGATTCTCTAGTTCATTTGGCTATATATCATGAGGTTGACTCGCCTCAACAGGAAGAGATATTGGCTAAGGTTGGAGCAAATCAAGCAAGAATGCAAAGATGGTCGCTCAGTGCTTCTAGTAATTATTTAAATAAATTTTATTTAGTAGAAGCTGAAAAATATCGAGTGCTAAATCAATATCTAGAAGCAATAGAGTTTTATGACCGTGCTATTTCGTCAGCTAAGGAAAATGAATTTATCCATGAAGAAGCCTTAGCTAATGAATTGGCTGCTAATTTTTATTTAACTTGGGATAAAGAAAAGATTGCTAAAGCTTACTTAATTGATGCTTACTATGGTTATGTTCGTTGGGGAGCATTAACTAAAGCTCAAGATTTGCAAAAACGTCATCCTTATTTACTGGCGGCTATTATTCAGGAAGAACAACTCAGCCAAGATTTTCAGCCACATAGGGAAGCAGAATTTAGTACATCTTTAACTCATAATATGCAGACTTCTATCAGCAGTCATGACACTGTTATGAGTTCTAATACTAGCATTTCCGATATGTTAGATTTGGCATCTGTGATTAAAGCTTCCCAGGCGCTATCAGGAGAAATTAATCTGCCAGATTTGCTGTCAACAATGATGACAGTTGTGATGGAAAATGTAGGCGCATCTAAATGTGTTTTAGTTTTAAATGAAGCTGATAATTCAAGTTTCACTGTTAGAGCTATTAGTTCCATTCTTAATTTAGCTTGTATCTATACAGAATTTACTTCTATTGATTTAGAGTCTTGCAGCGAGGTACCGCAGGCGGTAATTAATTATGTGAAACGTAGTCGAGAAATCTTAGTGGTTGATGATGCGATCAATCAGGCATTTTTAGCGGCAGATATGTATGTTATGCGGGAACAACCAAAAAGTCTGCTGTGTATGCCGATGATCAATCAAAACCAACTGCTGGGGATATTATATCTAGAAAATAATTTAGCTACAGGTGCATTTACAAACGATCGCCTAGAAGTCCTCAAACTTCTCACTAGTCAAGCTACAATTTCTTTAGAGAATGCGATACTCTATGAAAACTTAAATAAAACTAAGCAACAATTAGAAGAATATAATCATAATTTAGAAGCCAAAGTTGCAGAAAGAACCAACGAGCTTAAAGATAAAAACGACAAATTGCAACAAGCACTCCAGGAGTTAAAAAGAACGCAAGCTCAATTAATTCAAAGTGAGAAGATGTCTTCTTTGGGTCAAATGGTAGCTGGTATTGCCCATGAAATTAATAATCCCATCAATTTTATTCATGGCAATATTGTACATACGAATGATTATGTCAGTGATTTACTAGATTTAATGGATTTATATCAACAAGAATATCCAAATCCCACACCGATAATTGCTGAAAAAACTGAGGAAATAGATTTGCAGTTTTTGGTTGATGATTTACCGAAAACGATAGATTCGATGAAAATGGGCAGTTCACGGATTCGAGATATTGTTCTAGGTTTACGCAATTTCTCTCGCTTAGATGAATCGGATATGAAACCTGTTGATATTCATCAGGGTATTGATAATACTTTAATGATTTTGCAAAATCAACTAAAAGAAAAAAATAATTTGCCAGAAATTGGTGTAATTAAAGAATATGCTATTTTACCCGAAGTCACTTGTTATGCCGGTCAACTGAATCAAGTTTTTATGAATGTTTTGAGTAATGCGATTGATGCGTTAAGAGGCAGTTTTTTAAATACTCAATGTCTCCAAAATCATCAACAGCCTCAAATTAAAATTTGTACAGAGTTAACCGCATCTCGGATGATCAGAATTACGATCGCAGATAATGGTGGTGGTATTCCAGAAGATATTAGTCAAAAAATATTTGACCCATTTTTTACCACTAAAGATGTAGGTGGTGGGACTGGCTTAGGTTTATCAATTAGTTATCAGATTGTAGTGGATAAGCATCAGGGTAATTTATTTTACCATTCTGAATTAAATCAAGGTACTGAGTTTGTGATTGAGATACCAATGCGATAA
- a CDS encoding response regulator, with protein MASNKILVIDDTTVVRVKVREMLPPGNFEVLEAKDGVEGLNFIRQEKLSLIMLDFLLPKMSGWEVFQQIQAQPDLRKIPLVIMSGRKEEVTEKIPEPFEYFDFLGKPFDKKQLIDAIKSAMAKAKLPRPEPALVGVGAAKNGASTGTTSASAIAEQETVATVSIDHSPLPSASPVETASLAEIKALNEKIVQMQTEIDGLKKQLAQVVTFIKQKIK; from the coding sequence GTGGCCAGTAACAAAATTTTAGTTATCGATGACACTACCGTTGTCAGGGTAAAAGTCCGAGAAATGTTACCTCCAGGTAACTTCGAGGTATTAGAAGCAAAAGACGGGGTGGAAGGACTTAATTTTATCCGTCAAGAAAAACTCAGCTTGATTATGTTAGATTTCCTACTGCCAAAAATGAGTGGCTGGGAAGTTTTTCAACAAATTCAAGCCCAGCCGGATTTAAGAAAAATTCCTTTAGTGATCATGTCTGGTCGCAAGGAAGAAGTTACCGAAAAAATCCCCGAACCATTTGAATATTTTGATTTTCTAGGTAAACCATTTGATAAAAAGCAACTGATTGACGCGATTAAATCAGCAATGGCTAAGGCCAAGCTGCCACGTCCTGAACCTGCTTTAGTAGGAGTTGGGGCGGCTAAAAATGGCGCTAGTACAGGTACAACTAGTGCAAGTGCGATCGCCGAACAAGAAACAGTAGCTACAGTCAGTATTGACCACTCGCCACTACCATCAGCATCTCCTGTTGAAACAGCTTCTTTAGCAGAAATTAAAGCACTGAATGAGAAAATAGTTCAAATGCAAACTGAAATAGATGGCTTGAAAAAACAGTTAGCTCAGGTAGTCACCTTTATTAAACAGAAAATTAAGTAA
- the lipA gene encoding lipoyl synthase — MTLLPSGEFKSEIMAMPSWLRRPIGKASEISTVQSIIKQRQIHTICEEGRCPNRGECYAQKTATFLLMGPTCTRACAFCQVDKGHAPMPLDLAEPQKVAEAVQLLGLNYVVLTSVARDDLPDQGAGHFVKTMEAVRQLNPDTQIEVLTPDFWGGAGVGEAGQRQRIELIVNAKPACFNHNIETVQRLTGRVRRGAKYDRSLQVLAIVKEIDPTIPTKSGLMLGHGETVEEVLETMADLRTIGCDRLTIGQYMRPSLDHLPVQKYWTPEEFDELGSLAWKMGFTHVRSGPLVRSSYHAGEDTSVKPEV, encoded by the coding sequence ATGACTTTGTTACCATCAGGGGAATTTAAGTCCGAAATTATGGCTATGCCTAGCTGGTTACGCCGCCCGATTGGCAAAGCCAGTGAAATTTCTACCGTACAAAGCATTATTAAACAGCGTCAAATTCACACGATTTGCGAAGAGGGACGTTGCCCTAACAGGGGAGAGTGCTATGCCCAGAAAACGGCTACTTTTTTGCTGATGGGGCCTACTTGCACCCGTGCTTGTGCTTTTTGTCAAGTTGATAAAGGCCATGCACCAATGCCGCTTGATTTAGCAGAACCCCAGAAGGTAGCAGAGGCAGTCCAGCTTCTAGGATTAAATTATGTGGTGTTAACTTCTGTGGCGCGGGATGATTTACCAGATCAAGGAGCGGGACATTTTGTCAAAACAATGGAGGCGGTGAGACAGTTAAACCCTGACACTCAAATTGAAGTACTCACACCAGATTTTTGGGGTGGTGCGGGTGTGGGTGAGGCAGGACAGCGCCAACGGATTGAATTGATTGTGAATGCCAAACCTGCTTGTTTTAATCACAATATTGAGACGGTACAACGGTTAACTGGGCGAGTGCGTCGGGGGGCAAAATACGATCGCTCCCTGCAAGTCTTGGCTATAGTGAAAGAAATTGACCCGACTATCCCCACCAAGTCTGGTTTAATGCTGGGACATGGCGAAACTGTCGAAGAAGTTCTCGAAACAATGGCAGATTTAAGAACTATAGGCTGCGATCGCTTAACTATTGGTCAGTATATGCGTCCTTCCTTAGATCATCTGCCAGTACAAAAATACTGGACTCCAGAGGAATTTGATGAGCTTGGTAGTTTAGCATGGAAAATGGGATTCACTCATGTCCGTTCTGGGCCTCTGGTTCGCAGTTCTTACCATGCAGGAGAAGATACAAGTGTGAAGCCTGAAGTCTGA
- the psaX gene encoding photosystem I protein PsaX — translation MATQNKSSAVADSGAKPPYPFRTGWALLLLALNLLVAAYYFHIIE, via the coding sequence ATGGCTACTCAAAACAAAAGTTCCGCAGTGGCAGACAGTGGAGCAAAGCCTCCCTATCCATTTCGTACAGGTTGGGCGTTGCTGCTGTTAGCTCTTAACTTGTTGGTAGCAGCCTACTATTTCCACATCATTGAATAA